In Erigeron canadensis isolate Cc75 chromosome 1, C_canadensis_v1, whole genome shotgun sequence, a single window of DNA contains:
- the LOC122609573 gene encoding probable NADH dehydrogenase [ubiquinone] 1 alpha subcomplex subunit 5, mitochondrial — MFLRKFARASSLMMMSKVKETTGIVGLEVVPNAREVLIGLYNKTLTEIKRVPEDEGYRKAVESFTRHRLTVCEEEQDWEAIEKRLGCGQVEELIEEAQDELKLIDKMIEWDPWGVDDDYECEILHNDAPVPKHVPLHRPGPLPEEFYKTLEAVTKSGKLEPKKDESTNPVSSQ; from the exons ATGTTTCTGCGGAAATTCGCACGGGCATCATCACTAATGATGATGTCAAAAGTGAAAGAGACAACAGGGATCGTGGGTCTTGAGGTTGTTCCAAACGCGCGTGAAGTCTTAATCGGTCTATACAACAAAACCCTAACCGAGATCAAGCGTGTTCCTGAAGACGAAGGTTATCGTAAAGCTGTCGAAAGCTTCACGCGCCACAGACTCACTGTCTGTGAAGAGGAACAAGACTGGGAAGCTATCGAAAAGCGGCTCGGCTGCGGTCAAGTTGAGGAATTGATTGAAGAGGCTCAGGATGAACTTAAACTTATTGATAAAATGATCG AATGGGACCCATGGGGTGTAGACGATGATTATGAATGTGAAATATTACATAACGATGCACCAGTTCCAAAACACGTGCCACTGCACCGACCTGGTCCGCTACCTGAGGAGTTCTACAAGACCTTGGAAGCTGTCACCAAGAGTGGGAAGTTGGAGCCAAAGAAGGATGAGTCAACAAATCCCGTGAGTTCACAGTGA
- the LOC122605770 gene encoding zinc finger BED domain-containing protein RICESLEEPER 2-like gives MLKGPHAILDCKYLHLRCCAHIINLVVRDGLDEQFQSIARIRNAVRYVRSSCTRYDNFTECVQKLEISCKRKPCLDVETRWNSTYHMLEIAEKYEVAFNRLSSVDFNYRSYFRGSVEDDGEESTRKRKRGDRVAGAPKVEDWETARLVDEPD, from the exons ATGCTCAAAGGGCCTCATGCTATCTTAGATTGCAAATATTTGCATTTAAGATGTTGTGCACATATAATAAATCTTGTTGTGAGGGATGGTTTAGATGAACAGTTTCAGTCTATTGCTAGGATTCGTAATGCAGTGAGGTATGTAAGATCTTCTTGTACTAGATATGACAACTTCACAGAATGTGTTCAAAAGTTGGAAATTTCTTGTAAGAGAAAACCATGCCTTGATGTTGAGACAAGATGGAACTCTACCTATCATATGTTGGAAATAGCCGAGAAGTATGAGGTTGCGTTTAATAG GCTTTCATCcgttgatttcaattatcgaTCTTACTTTCGAGGTAGTGTCGAGGATGATGGTGAGGAAAGTACTAGAAAAAGGAAGAGGGGTGACCGAGTTGCAGGGGCACCTAAAGTAGAGGATTGGGAAACTGCTCG GTTAGTTGATGAACCGGATTGA
- the LOC122587994 gene encoding uncharacterized protein LOC122587994 — MAGSSQSTEPVSMSSISHMLAIKLSPNNYLYWKNQMEPLLIVHNLIFHVDGTENAPAATLLQDNKSVPNPLYTRWLAVDKRTVMVLNASLTEEAIAEVIGLPTARSMWLALENAFSNTSIERIQNLRDQLRQITKRSSPVADYGRKFKFLCDQLSTTGLSC; from the coding sequence ATGGCTGGCTCCTCTCAATCCACTGAACCCGTCTCCATGAGTTCTATTTCTCACATGCTTGCCATTAAACTCTCTCCCAACAATTATCTCTATTGGAAGAATCAGATGGAACCCCTTCTTATTGTCCACAACCTCATCTTTCACGTGGATGGGACTGAAAACGCTCCTGCTGCTACTCTTCTGCAAGATAACAAATCTGTACCCAATCCTCTTTATACCCGATGGCTTGCTGTTGATAAACGCACTGTCATGGTGCTCAATGCCTCGCTAACCGAAGAGGCGATTGCCGAGGTCATTGGTTTACCAACTGCACGCTCCATGTGGCTGGCATTGGAGAACGCGTTCAGCAACACTTCAATTGAGCGCATCCAGAATCTGAGGGATCAGCTTCGCCAAATCACCAAAAGGTCTTCCCCCGTCGCTGATTATGGTCGTAAATTCAAGTTTTTGTGTGATCAACTCTCGACAACCGGGTTATCCTGTTGA